From the Cucurbita pepo subsp. pepo cultivar mu-cu-16 chromosome LG05, ASM280686v2, whole genome shotgun sequence genome, one window contains:
- the LOC111794481 gene encoding transcription factor MYB59-like isoform X2: MDRARGHPTDLLCGLVWRSKMGFHCQSFRFEGGGRQFLGLNRTGKSCRLRWVNYLHPGLKRGKMSTQEERLVLELHAKWGNRWSKIARKLPGRTDNEIKNYWRTHMRKKAQEKRRALCSSSSSSSSSSCSSSSGPVKFFDSGGSEISASSSNKKKGEENQGVGDPNGYSMDDIWKDIDMCDDHEGLIINQDCNYSCPALNPPSWEYYCGDSSWKMEEEESKLIFSGYDDHNGRPRLAQANQNFFY, translated from the exons ATGGACAGAGCAAGAGGACATCCAACTGATTTGCTTTGTGGGCTTGTTTGGCGATCGAAGATGGGATTTCATTGCCAAAGTTTCAGGTTTGAAGGTGGCGGGAGACAGTTCCTAG GACTTAACAGAACAGGCAAAAGTTGCAGGCTGAGATGGGTTAATTACCTTCATCCTGGTCTCAAAAGAGGCAAGATGAGTACTCAAGAAGAACGACTCGTGCTTGAACTTCACGCCAAATGGGGAAACAG ATGGTCCAAGATTGCTCGCAAATTACCAGGCCGCACAGATAACGAAATCAAGAACTACTGGAGAACCCATATGAGGAAGAAGGCACAGGAGAAGAGAAGGGCtttgtgttcttcatcttcctcctcctcctcttcttcttgttcttcttcttctggacCAGTGAAGTTCTTTGACTCAGGGGGGTCTGAAATCTCGGCTTCATCATCAAACAAGAAGAAGGGGGAGGAAAATCAAGGAGTGGGTGACCCAAATGGATACTCAATGGATGATATATGGAAagatattgatatgtgtgatgATCATGAGGGGTTGATTATAAACCAAGACTGCAACTATTCTTGCCCTGCTTTGAATCCTCCTTCATGGGAGTATTACTGTGGGGATTCTTCGTGGaagatggaggaggaagagagtAAGCTAATTTTCTCTGGGTATGATGATCATAACGGGAGGCCACGCCTTGCTCAAGCTAATCAgaattttttctattga
- the LOC111794481 gene encoding transcription factor MYB59-like isoform X1, producing MEEGQGIRKGPWTEQEDIQLICFVGLFGDRRWDFIAKVSGLNRTGKSCRLRWVNYLHPGLKRGKMSTQEERLVLELHAKWGNRWSKIARKLPGRTDNEIKNYWRTHMRKKAQEKRRALCSSSSSSSSSSCSSSSGPVKFFDSGGSEISASSSNKKKGEENQGVGDPNGYSMDDIWKDIDMCDDHEGLIINQDCNYSCPALNPPSWEYYCGDSSWKMEEEESKLIFSGYDDHNGRPRLAQANQNFFY from the exons atggaagagggaCAGGGAATCAGAAAGGGTCCATGGACAGAGCAAGAGGACATCCAACTGATTTGCTTTGTGGGCTTGTTTGGCGATCGAAGATGGGATTTCATTGCCAAAGTTTCAG GACTTAACAGAACAGGCAAAAGTTGCAGGCTGAGATGGGTTAATTACCTTCATCCTGGTCTCAAAAGAGGCAAGATGAGTACTCAAGAAGAACGACTCGTGCTTGAACTTCACGCCAAATGGGGAAACAG ATGGTCCAAGATTGCTCGCAAATTACCAGGCCGCACAGATAACGAAATCAAGAACTACTGGAGAACCCATATGAGGAAGAAGGCACAGGAGAAGAGAAGGGCtttgtgttcttcatcttcctcctcctcctcttcttcttgttcttcttcttctggacCAGTGAAGTTCTTTGACTCAGGGGGGTCTGAAATCTCGGCTTCATCATCAAACAAGAAGAAGGGGGAGGAAAATCAAGGAGTGGGTGACCCAAATGGATACTCAATGGATGATATATGGAAagatattgatatgtgtgatgATCATGAGGGGTTGATTATAAACCAAGACTGCAACTATTCTTGCCCTGCTTTGAATCCTCCTTCATGGGAGTATTACTGTGGGGATTCTTCGTGGaagatggaggaggaagagagtAAGCTAATTTTCTCTGGGTATGATGATCATAACGGGAGGCCACGCCTTGCTCAAGCTAATCAgaattttttctattga